In Deinococcus maricopensis DSM 21211, the sequence CTCGAACACCTCATGCTCCGCGCGCGGGTCCAGCGCCGCCGTCGGCTCATCCAGCACGAGGATGTCCGCGTCGCGGTACAGCGCGCGCGCCGTCGCGAGCTTCTGCCACTGCCCGCCCGACAGGTCCGCCCCGCCGAACGCCTGCCCGAGCCGCACGTCCAGGCCGCCCACGCGGTTCAGGTTGTCCCCGAACCCGCTGCCGTCCAGTGCCGCGCGCAGCCTCCCCTCGTCTTCCGGCGCGCCCAGCAGGATGTTGTCGCGCACGGCGTACTCGAACCGCGCGAAATCCTGAAACACCGCCGCCACCCGTGACCGCCACGCGCGCGGGTCCACCTCGCGCAGGTCCGTGCCGTTCAGGCGCACGTGCCCGAGCGTCGGGTCGTAGTACCGCAGCAGCAGCTTCACGAGGGTGCTTTTGCCCGCGCCGTTCTCGCCGACCACCGCGACCGTCTGCCCGTACGGGATGGTCAGCGTCACGTCCTCCAGCACCGGCGCGCCGCCCGCGTACGCGAACGTCACGCCGTCCAGCACCAGGTCCGGGCGGGCCGGGACCGGCTGCGGCACCGCCGGCGCGTGCACGTGCGGTTGCGCGTCGAGAAACGCGAAGTACTTGCTGAACCAGCGCGCATGCTCGGTGCTCATGCCCACGTACTCCGTGACGCCCAGCAGGTGATCGCGGACCTGCGCGAGCGCCTGCACCAGCAGCACCACCGCACCCACCGTCATGGCGCCGCTGCTCGCGCGCGTCACCGCGTACGCGAACAGCCCCGCGCTCACCGCCAGCGCGAGCGCGTTCGCGGGCAGCACGCCGTACGCCTGCTTGTTGCGCATGTCGCGCATTTCACGCGCGTACGCCTCCGCGCGGCGCCGGTACCGTCCAGACAGCCACGGGATCAGGTCGTACAGGCGCACCTCCTTGGCGTACTCGTGCCGCAGCGCCACGCGCTGGTCGTACATCAGTTCGCGCGCCTCCTGCGTGCGCTGGATGGTCAGGCTCCACCCGGCCTCCCGCAGCCGCACCTGCGCGCGCGTGAGCGGAATCATGCCGAGCAGCACCACCAGCGGCACCCACCACCCCACCACCAGCAGCGACGCTGCGAGGCCCAGGGCGGCGACTACCTCACGCGTGAGGCCGATCACGGTGGCGAGCAGGTTCAGTGGCCGGAACCGCGCGCCCGTGTGCAGCAGCTCGATGTCGTCGTGGAAGCGGGCGTCCTCCACGACGTCCAGGCCCGGCAGGTCCGCCATTTTCCCCATCAGCGCCGTGATGGTCTCCACGGAGTACCGGTCCGCGACGTACCCCTGCAGGATCGTCACGAGCACGCCCGTGAGCTGCCCGAGGAACGCGGCGCCCGCCCACGCGCCCGCGAGCAGCCACACATTCAGCGACTCGCCCGCGACGAGGCGCGTCAGGCCGTCAATGGTCCATTTCGTGATCAGGACGCTCGCGGCGGGCACCAGCCCCGACACCACCTGCGTGAGCGCGAGCGCCACCACCAGGGCCGGAGCTGCGCGGAACATGCGCGGAAGGGCCCGCGCCAGCACCCGCAGCAGTTCCCGGGTCGTCTCATGGCTGTTCGTTCTGGGGGGAAGGCCGGTCATGTGTGCGCAGCGTAGCGGCCCGCGCGGGCGCGGACCGTGGCGGATCCGCTCGCTTTTCGCTGCGCCGCGCGGCAGACTGAGGGTGTCCCGGAACAGCGGCGTTACCCACGTTCACGTTCGCGCAGCACCAGCTGCACGAGCGCCAGCACCACCAGTTCCGCTTCGGACGCGGGGGGCGTGAGCGCCTCAATCACGAAGCGGCGCGCGAACAGGCTGCGGCGTTTGCGCACGCGGTACGCGGGCGTGCCCGCGGCGTCCCGCACGGTGTACGTCGGGTTCACCAGGTAGTCGAAGCCGACCGCCACGAAGTCCCCGATGATCGGCACGGCGCCGATCACGCCCTCCAGCACGCCCAGCCAAGGGTGGTCGTCGGCCAGCGTGAACGCCACCTGCCCGTCCGGACCGAGAATGTCGTAGCGCGCGCCCAGCGCCGTGCGGAGGCCCTGCGCGCGCAACGCCCCCAGCTCGCGGCCGTGCGCGTCCCGGACGCGGCGCGTGGCGCGCCAGTCCAGGACGCCGTCCGCCCGGATGGTGTACGCGAGCTGCGTGCGGGCCTCGTCCGCGAAGACGCGCACCTCGTCGCGCAGGCTGAACTTCTTCTCCTTCACGACGGCGAGCAGTTGCGCCTGCGCGCCCTCCACGCGGACTTCGGTGAACAGCGAGAACTTGAACGTCAGCGTAACCGGGAACGTGGGCTGCATGATGCCTCACGGTACGGCACGGACGCTGCGGATGTTCCCTTGGGGGAGCGGGTGAGCGGGACGCGCTCCCCTCTGGGGCTCAGGCGTCCGCGCGGAACGGATCGCCGAGCTGCCCGCCCGCGCCGCGCCACCAGTCGGCGGCGGGCATCGCGCGTTTCCCCTCGGGCTGCACGGTCGCCACCAGCACCGCACCTTCGCCGCACGCGACCGTCAGGCCCGCCT encodes:
- a CDS encoding ABC transporter ATP-binding protein is translated as MTGLPPRTNSHETTRELLRVLARALPRMFRAAPALVVALALTQVVSGLVPAASVLITKWTIDGLTRLVAGESLNVWLLAGAWAGAAFLGQLTGVLVTILQGYVADRYSVETITALMGKMADLPGLDVVEDARFHDDIELLHTGARFRPLNLLATVIGLTREVVAALGLAASLLVVGWWVPLVVLLGMIPLTRAQVRLREAGWSLTIQRTQEARELMYDQRVALRHEYAKEVRLYDLIPWLSGRYRRRAEAYAREMRDMRNKQAYGVLPANALALAVSAGLFAYAVTRASSGAMTVGAVVLLVQALAQVRDHLLGVTEYVGMSTEHARWFSKYFAFLDAQPHVHAPAVPQPVPARPDLVLDGVTFAYAGGAPVLEDVTLTIPYGQTVAVVGENGAGKSTLVKLLLRYYDPTLGHVRLNGTDLREVDPRAWRSRVAAVFQDFARFEYAVRDNILLGAPEDEGRLRAALDGSGFGDNLNRVGGLDVRLGQAFGGADLSGGQWQKLATARALYRDADILVLDEPTAALDPRAEHEVFEQFMQLTRGRTALLITHRLASVLMADRIVVLKAGRVIEDGTHASLLARGGEYATFWRLQAEKYQADPAVRP